From Corynebacterium pseudotuberculosis:
GCCCTAGCTGGCTATGGCCAGTTCCGGTGCGGTTGAAGGAACGCAACACGTGGAACAGTCCAATAAACACAGGCATTTGCACGAGCGCAGGAAGGCAACCAGCAATGGGATTTACTCCCACCTCTTTTTGCACTTTCCGCGTCTCTGCCATCATCTTCTGCTGGTCTTTTCCATATTTCTTACGGATTTCCTGCATCAGTGGCTGAAGTTCCTGCATCTTACGAGCAGAGCGCATCTGATTGAGCATGGGCTTCACAAGGAATGCACGAATCGTGAATGTCAGCAGCATAATAGCCAACACCCACGAGATGCCGGAGCCCGGGTCAAACACAAAGCTCACTACTTTGTGCCAGAACCACAGGATGGCCGAGATTGGCCAATAAATGAAGTTGAGCACTGTGAGTCAGAACTCCTTGGTGGTCGAAGTTTTAAGATGTGGCATTTCCCGCATATCAACGCCGAGGCACTGGGTCGTAACCGCCTGGATGCCAGGGGCCACATTTGGCTAGCCGCGCGATCGTCAACGCTGTGCCTATAACAGCACCACGTCGAGACACGGCCTCAAGCGCATAAGCGCTACAGGTCGGATCGAAACGGCAGGTAGACCCCATCTTAAGGGGAGAAATATATTTTTGGTAGAAACGCACCGCGTCATACAGCAGCCCACTGATAATCCCAGCAGGTCGCACAAGCCGAGAATTATTATTCTCATTGCTCATTTGATCGTGGGAAT
This genomic window contains:
- the yidD gene encoding membrane protein insertion efficiency factor YidD; this translates as MCYSHDQMSNENNNSRLVRPAGIISGLLYDAVRFYQKYISPLKMGSTCRFDPTCSAYALEAVSRRGAVIGTALTIARLAKCGPWHPGGYDPVPRR